From the genome of Carassius gibelio isolate Cgi1373 ecotype wild population from Czech Republic chromosome A18, carGib1.2-hapl.c, whole genome shotgun sequence:
TGGAGTATGTTAGCAAGAATGTAGGTCAAAATATCTGACGGACAAATGAAGAGGTATACGGCTGATCAAGTACTGGAGGTGTTGATGGACTCAGAGTCTGATCGCTCCTTATTTGATCATTCTGAATCTGATCAGGACGAAGAAGTCAGTGAGACAGATGCACATGTCGTCACAGAAAGTTCTAGTCACGGACGAGCAGCAGAAAGTTTGTTCACCCGTCGATCTGGACGAAGACATAGTTCACCTGTGTGTCGAAGAGTGGACAGTGACAGTTCAGACAGTGATACTTCGGACAGTGAGTGGACACATTCAAGGCCAAGATCTCAGTCGTCTTTCCCAGGTGGCAGAACGTGTAGAGGTAAGATAAGAAAATATATGAGAAAGTTTTCTAttctgtatgcatatatatatatatatatatatatatatatatatatatatatacacacatacacacacacacacacattattgtgtgtgtgtgcatgcatttatgCGGGACTGTGTGCATAAAAATGAGCGTGTAATGgcctatttttttctctttttgtgcacattttccacattgtaatatgtatttacatgttaaactcgaaaaattagaatatcatgcaaaagtgtatttatttcagtaattcatcttAAAAGGTGTAACTAATATATTATATTGACTCATTACATGCAAAGTGAGATATTTCAAGcctttatttgttataatgtTTTTGATTATGGCTTACAGTTTATGTAAACTCCAAAttataaattagaatattgtaaaaatgttttcataaactGTAAGCCATAATCAAAGTTATAACAAAAAAAGACTTGAAATATCTCactttgtgtgtgcatgttttcatatgtgtatgtatttatgtctttttattgaaagtaattccaaatattcatataattatttacaGGTAGAACACAGCGAGGCAGAGGCCGGATGCGTCAAGTACATCGACATAGTGCTGCTGGTGATCAAACTAGGGCCGGTGTGAACCATCCAGCTGAAGATGCTGAACCTGATGATTCTAAGTGGCATGAAATTAACTGGCAGCCAAAAAACATTCCCTTCACTGAGAATCCTGGGCCTATTGGTGATGCTGCTGCTCTTGAGTCAGAACAACCTGTAGACTTTGCAGAGTTGTTCATTTCTGATGTACTGATTCAGAACATTGTTGATCAGACCAACCTGTATGCAGatcagtgtattcaggctatgGATGACACTTCAAAACATGCTAGATGTCACGCATGGAAGCCTGTCACAGTTTCAGAGATGAAAACTTTCATGGGCCTCCTTTTTCTCACTGGTATCATTCATAAGCCTGAACTTGAAATGTACTGGTGTACAGATGACATGTTAGCTACCCCCTACTTCAACAAGGTCATGCCTCGCAACAGGTTTGAAATCATATGGAGATTTCTACACTTCAGTGATAATACAACAAGGCCAGACAATTGTACTGACAGGCTGTACAAAATCCGCCCTGTCTTGGATCACCTTGTGTCCAAATTCCGCGAAATGTATCAGCCCAAGTCAAACATTTGCATTGATGAGGGGATGTTTCTGTGGCGTGGGCGCCTGGCTTTCAGGGTGTACAATCCCCAGAAACCCATCAAATATGGAGTAAAATCCTACATCTTGTGCGATTCTGATACAGgctactgttttaacatgaagccctGTTGTGGGGAAAGCGCTACCCTGGGAGACACGGTTTTCTCTCTTCTTGATCGCCTAGCAGGTCATGGCTACAGATTGTTTATGGACAACCTATACAACTCTGTACGACTGTGTGAGCGCCTACTTGATGTGAAAACCCATGTATGTGGATGTGGTACAAttagaaaaaacagaggtgaacCGCCGGTCATTCGAGATGTCAGAAATGCTGACCTTAGGATTGGGGAAACAATCATGCGTCACAACGAAAATGTGATGGTCTTGGCATGGAGAGACAAACAAACAGTGAAAATGGTTACAACATTCCATCAGAACAACATGGAACGTGTTGAGGTATGGCAGAGAGGCCACCAAGAAAAAGTTGCAAAGCAAAAGCCAGCATGCATTGTGGAATACAATCATGAAATGAATGGTGTTGACAAACTAGACCAAAACATTGTGTACTACCCATTTATCAGGAAGTCACACAAGTGGACAAAGAAATTTGTCATGTACCTGTTTCAGATCAGTTTGTTCAACGCTTTTGTCATTTACAAAGCGAAAAACCCACAGGGTAATTGTAACACTCTTCTCTCATTCATCCAGAGTGTTATAAAATCATGGACCAGCCAAGAGTGTGCTAGTGGTGGGGAGAAAAGTGCTACTGAAAACACTCCAAGAGCACCATACAACACTGACCCAAAAAACAGACTGAATGTCAGTTTTGCTGTTCATGAACTTGTTCCAATCCTGCCCACTCCCAAAAAGCAACACCCAACCAGAGGATGCAGAGTTTGTGTACGTAAGGGGTTGCGGAAGGAGACCTCGTTCTACTGCAAAAGTTGTGGCGTCCCCTTACATCCTGGGAAATGTTACTCTGTGTACCACTCAAAAGCAAATTACAGTGcctaaatttaatatattttagatttatgtttaattgtaatatattttggaAGGTTTTATATATGATGAAAATGACATCTGAATGTATTCTGCTTGAAAATGCACTTGTTTCAtaaaaaatggctttttctcagCTTTTTCTCCAGAATGTTGTGTTTTTGACAAAACCTATCTATGTTCaggtggcaataaaaaaataataaatgaagataaaataaaatattttttttgtttaaaagcagaGACTCAGATCTTTATTTTGATATGTAACATGTTCATATATTCATAGAAGAAAATATTCTGTGGGCCATTAAAGTTTAGCGAAAATTGTCAAAAACCCTGGCGCTGGCTggcaactttttttaaaaatgctggcggggaaagagttagGCTCGAGATTGCTGGATGACCTACCTCCGCGTATACTGAGATTTCGTCTACGTCTTCTGCGGTTCTCCTTCAAGATCATGCACGTTGCTGGAAAAAATCTAATCACGGTGGACACGCTTTCCAGAGCTCCACTCGAAGAAAATCCATCTGTGGCAGATCTAAAAAGAGAGGAAGAGGTTAAAGTGTGTGTTAATCATGTCATTCAACAATTGCCAGCAACACCGACTAAGCTTGCTCAAATAAAGAAAGCTCAGGAAGATGACGAAGTGTGGAGACCATTAAGTTCTCTCGTACGCACAGGATGGGAGGAGAAAAAGTCTGTTCCACCGCATTTAGCATTATTCTGGCAATACAGACATGATCTGCTCATTGCAGAGGGTTTGCTAATGAAAGGAAATAGGCTTGTGATACCTGGCAGTTTGCAGAAGGATGTTCTAGAGAGGGTGCATCAGGGACATCAAGGCATCACTAAGTGCTTGGCACGTGCACAAATGTCTGTATGGTGGCCAGGTATAACAAGGCAAATCAAAGACAAAGTGAGTCAGTGTGGAACGTGTGTCAAACAGCTACAGTCACCCAGAGACTCTGCTGACCACTCTCTTACCTTCAAGACCATGGCAGAGAGTGGCAGCAGATCTTTTCCACTGGAACAAAGGTAATTACATTCTGTTGATTGACTACTATTCATGCTACATAGTTGCTTCACTCACGGTGACAATAACAAAACAAGTGATGGAGAAACTCAAAGCCATGTTCGCCCGTCACGGAGTCCCAGAGGTCCTGGTCACAGACAATGGTCCACAATTTGCAGCATCAGACTTTGCGGACTTTGCAAAAGACTATGATTTCCATCATGTGACCAGCAGCCCGCATTATCCTCAAAGCAATGGGGAAGCGGAAAGGGCGGTGAGAACTGTTAAAACATTGCTGAAGAAAGGCGAGGATCCTCACAAAGCACTTATAGCTTACAGAGCCACGCCATTAGCGTCAGGAGCCTCACCTGCTCAACTCTTGATGGGAAGGAACATCAGAACCACTCTTCCAGTGAGTCCATCCACACTGAAACCAGCGTGGCCAAACCTCAACActttcaaaagaaaagaaaatgagttGAATAAAACCTTTtctattgaaaatattaataattcaataagatttgtttttgtgtttttcccacagagactgatttttttttgtttgaaaaaaaagagaagggtGAAGAATGGACTGAATGAAAATTTAATAGGCAATGCTATGTTGTGTTCATGCATTGGTTTCAGGGAGTTCTTTAGCTAAAACGGGGAGATGTACTGATAGGATGTTATGGATGTGTAATGTGCACATGCGCAGGAAATGGGCCGGAAGAGAGAGTTTTAGTAAAGTCCTATGTTACACGCACGCCGTCTCCTGTACGTTCTTAAACTATAATTTAAcactttgcgcacttaccttgatgtatttgagaaaatcaaaatctacacctcagctctcagaactacatggagtaaacaaaagtgtatttatgcacctgctgccttttgatggtggtgataaatatagactaaacaaaagcaaagtaaatggatttaaacacttgcatgtcatcgtgctggtcatttaatggtgagaagagcagcaagcaacacgagaaagggcttgacttgtactgAAGTTTTacaaatgattatgcagcttgacccctccagcaacctgcagcttatttgaagttggtattgcattttggttcataatatattatgttcataaatttgatgcaaagtagatttttttataggattttaaggttttaaccccttactagtaaccccccttttttggcatggagacagaaattgcatacccaaaataaaaaggtttctgctcatgattctttctgactagatacataatcaacctttgttcacaaagctgacactttaaattTTACtattcaggaatcagaatcactcagactgttatgataatagagatatataagctcaaacataaaaacaaaaataaaaatattaaaaacatatgttttaaatgtattttaaaaattgttgatgtaggaaatgagtttgaaaacacagtgtagctaaggccacaagtcttccaaaacttcataaaaaaattcataatcgaatctgtaaaactgggaattttattaaatattttctaaggccatgtcatgtgtgtttttagagaaggctaatcagattgatttatggcccttgtcatccctgtaagatctcacatgtaaattctcctgtgtattttgtatgtgtgttaagTTTGCAGAACTCCCCGATTCATTGTTGTATTGTTCTcgccaaacgagtctttcacacctccgccaggtatgacacattatccacattattcttttatcattattcttttgtttttattccacctttattagcctttattgtggtttttcaggctttacaaagacacaaagcagcgatctcacttcagtctctctttgcatttagcccttatttatcaaaagtcttactataaaaatacaagaaaacattttcttacgaccttacgtgaattattgagacaaaaatgcattatgaagaagaaatgcacctgctattagtagcattgaagctaacgttagcatcaagctacatcagacaatttatgaaattattagtacacttttactcaaaactcactttaaaccccgatcgagtctttataataacttcctttagcgatcaggggtggaatttggtcgtttactgttgtaaaaatatgttatttgtagcctttttcatcgctgcacaagttagcatttccgatgtacattttcaattttttttttataaaaactccccagatctcaagaaattctcataccaagctttactatcgtaattgcgggtttattattcagatattttgtgtgtaaagaagtgtttcagtgttgttttggccagataactaccaggaagtgtgcaggaagcatgtgacacgatgtggcggtgtccggttatgacactctcagattgacattgggaaggcccaatcggagtctgagtgacacacagcacgagctgacaccactccacacacacagatcgctgggagaggctgtttatcgtcagatcgcgtaaatcagtggaaaatgaatagaaatgacgattctgtctgaagaaatatgaagtaaacatcagtaaatatatccatatatctccgcagatatgcatctttggtctataaatccttattgacgctgttcagtgagtctatgtgaacacaaataaaccgctgctgacgtgactgaatatggtggtgaatttctattcaaaatgtggcataatacggatttattattttgcactcctgacataaatcactaaatatctgtcactgcatcaatgttttatcaaaatattggtcaaatatcgaagctagagtctttaaactttcaattgatgcacagtttgtccagatgaagtaagacagtgatgtttaatgtgctgtgaaagtgaaacaataataaactggggccgtgggagatgtttgcacgtaaaggggttaaactggctttaccatcaagaaaagatgAGCATTTCACACATAGACCATCCGTaattttcaccatcaaaaggcagcaggtgcataaacacacttcttttttttttattgtttactccatgtagttctgagagcatgaggtgcattttttgatttttttagatACATCAAGATatgtgcacaaaggtctctctcacaccctctctttctccctctcccacagaaacacaaacactataatttgcagttatactccatataactccaaaTACAAGcaagaaactaagccttttttgcacaggcctgtCTAAAGGGTTAACGGTCCCACCTTGTGATcgactgtaaaaaataacaaatgttacctcttcccaacagggaaaaccaccaacaatcaagaatctctcacacacacaaacactataatttgccgttatactccatataactccatatacaagccagaaactgagcctttttttgcacaggcatATCTAAAGGgataatggtcccacctagtgatcaactgtaaaaataatttttttttacctcttcccaaaagggaaaacaacAAACAATCAAGAAAGCATGATTATATGGTATCATGGCTttgcaattaaaattttttataatggaagtcaatgaggcaaaaacagccaccaacaacaaattagggagaaaaaattacAATCTAATGTTGCACAAAaatagcctgactacgtcagacttcctacttccgctcaatttcatttcgcttctgtactcagtctgatacagcgtcagagctttctgtttgccaccggtctgaaaacagccgggccaatcaacgagcagagggcgggctgagagccgtgacgtagatgctaagcaccgagttttaaattgtaggttagagaaatcgaaaaccgaaacgaccgcggaaatgggaaacgagacacgggatgcaattcgctctgttatggagaatattcaactctttttcaaactgaagccagaacaagaagagtgtttaacaacaggtttacagtggaaattcaatcatagatttgagttcgatgcatgatgtctgtgcttcgatgcggctgtacaggcgcataacatacgtcataactaaacgtatctgattggcttacgggtaaccaatgattttaaacttcagacaagcgccccctagcgagagagaaaacacttctctattatgccattccagactctgtctacgaagcaaagtgaagtagcagagtctggtattaccaggctagcacaaaaactaacaatataTCAAAGCTAATCTTGtttctaatctttgacatgcccaagactgtaataaaaggtaaaaaatatccagtccacaatcacttcttaaattgaaaatatgtaatttgtgttttttttcccaaatcagtgacatcatttatgaacttggtaattaaagagttaaaatcttggattttttttgtaaacatttggtagttttgatcaggactgaggttgattaatagtgTTATgctaaaaaaattgaaaaaaatatttatctgatacatttttacagcagtttaactttttcatccacgaacataacgaaagggtagtgtaTTTGCCCTAGGAGTaccaataagttttttttaagaatttcaaagcattttcctaaaatatgggtcaaaataagatttgtcaccaaaaatcattctaTTAGCTCAAAcccagagaaagttgtggccaaaattaaactcaactttaccccctattGGCCAAAAAcatccccaacaacgcataagggttaaaatggtctctgacaatcattgacacccttcataaGGAGTGTAAGTCGCAAAAATccattgccaataagctggctgtttacagagtgctgtatccaagcatgttaacagaaagttgagaggAACAAAAAATTGTGGAAGAAAAATATGCCCAACCAACCGAGGGAACCAGAGCCttgtgaggattgtcaagcaaactggtttcaagaattttagagaaattcacaaggaatgcacttaggctggggtcaaggcatcaagagccatcaCACACAGAAGTATCAAGGAATTTGGTGACAGTTGTCGTATTcattgttaagccactcctgtaccacagacaacgtcagaggccttttacctgggctaaggagaagaagatatggactgttgccattggtccaaagtcctcttttcagatgatagcaattttcagaattttatttggaaatcaaggtcctagagtctggaggaagggtgttAAGTTTCAACATTCTGTGATGATttagggtgcaatgtcatctgccggtgttggtccattgtgttttttgaaaaccaaagtcattgcacccgtttaccaagaaatcttggagcactccATGagtccttctgctgaccagctttttgaagatgctgatttcattttaaagcaggaTTTGGCAACTACCCGTACTGCCAAAAGCAGAAGaatactgtcaaagaaacctgggctaccataccacctcagcagcaCCACAAACTGATAatctccatgccacgctgaattgaggcagtaattaaagcaaaaggagcccctacgaagtattgagtacatgtacagtaatttaacatacttttttcaaaatgaaagttttagtATAACCAGCAGGGGAGCAGGgatgtttgaactgaatttgatgaaagtACACAGTGTTACataaattaactatttttcataatacaaaatgtgtaaaagcaattactttcaaaataaaagttgcaGTTAAACAAGCAGGAGAGcaatgatgtgtgaactgaaattggtgaaagtacagtgtgttacagtaaagttattaaccaTTATGTTCAATAAcagtgaagttattaactatttgtCTTAATAAAAAATCGTACAAATTGTGTAAaaacaattactttcaaaatgaaagttgtagtataaccagcaggagagcagtgatgtgtgaactgaatttggtgaagttattaactatttttattaataaaatatgattaaaaaatgtgtaaaagcaattactttcaaaatgaaagtttgggtataaccagcaggagagcagtgatgtgtgaactgaatttggtgaaagtacagtgtgttactgtgaagttattgagtattttattagtagCCTTTTTTTGCGTTTTGCACTTTGAGATCACTTGAGATCAACGTATTTTGTACAGAGCGAAGGAACACTTGTTTTCAGGCAAACTCGCTTGTAGCTCATTTACTAAATCACTACAAATGAAAAGAGGCTTAATTCGTGTACTAAAAACATTTTGCCTGCGAGTTATTGATCTGAAAAAGTTGAATCTGTGAATATCTTGCCAATTTTACCAAACTATCTTAGACAGTGATTAATAACAGATAAACACTCGTTGAAAACCAGTACGagacacacattcacaaataatTTAATCTGGAGTGAGCACAACCAAAAATATCTCCTACTTGATCAGGACGTATAGACAAAGTTCTAAAGAACACTAAAATGTTTCTCGCTTCACCAAAATCCAAAATCCTTATACAAACACAGTCAAAATAGTAAGGTACTGACACAGTAAAAAATAAGGTATGGTAGTGACTGGAAATTTTCACTATTACCTGACACATACGATCCGATCTGATCTACGGAGAATTACACATCAAAAGTTCACACAAACAGATCTCTGGTTCCCTTGGATATCAAAGAAAgattttacagtaatatttacCCAGAAAGACAGCATCATTTCATAATAAATCTCCCCGATGCCAACACAAAGAAATGGCACTCGACTACTTCATCAGATGATGATGAAATGGCTGTTCTGTTCACGTACATGCAAACAAGAAATCTCATGAGCAGCGATCGGTGATCTCTTTAAGGGGCCATACACTGTTGTATTTACACCTCTGGCCACATTCATAAACTCTTCGACTGCACTCACAAGTGAATCTCAagttattttgtgggataatgaaacatattctaaataaactaaatacataaaaatatatttgttttcctcTTCACATtgtttcttgtaactcttccctctaagtcacacacctgactgaaaagctcattatgcagctcataaGGCGGACTTTTGTCATAATATTCATGGTCAATCACTCCTACATGCATATGCCCTTttga
Proteins encoded in this window:
- the LOC127934148 gene encoding piggyBac transposable element-derived protein 4-like → MKRYTADQVLEVLMDSESDRSLFDHSESDQDEEVSETDAHVVTESSSHGRAAESLFTRRSGRRHSSPVCRRVDSDSSDSDTSDSEWTHSRPRSQSSFPGGRTCRGRTQRGRGRMRQVHRHSAAGDQTRAGVNHPAEDAEPDDSKWHEINWQPKNIPFTENPGPIGDAAALESEQPVDFAELFISDVLIQNIVDQTNLYADQCIQAMDDTSKHARCHAWKPVTVSEMKTFMGLLFLTGIIHKPELEMYWCTDDMLATPYFNKVMPRNRFEIIWRFLHFSDNTTRPDNCTDRLYKIRPVLDHLVSKFREMYQPKSNICIDEGMFLWRGRLAFRVYNPQKPIKYGVKSYILCDSDTGYCFNMKPCCGESATLGDTVFSLLDRLAGHGYRLFMDNLYNSVRLCERLLDVKTHVCGCVASLTVTITKQVMEKLKAMFARHGVPEVLVTDNGPQFAASDFADFAKDYDFHHVTSSPHYPQSNGEAERAVRTVKTLLKKGEDPHKALIAYRATPLASGASPAQLLMGRNIRTTLPEMGRKREF